The genomic segment GCCGCGGTGCTCGAGCCCACGGTCAGCCCAAAACAGAGCGCAAAAACAGCGGGGACTTGAAGAGGCTGGGGGTGACTTTGGATAGGGTGATGGAGGAGTTGGATAGCACGAAACCTGGATTTTGGTCCttctgggggtgggggagaaaaaataataataattaaaaaaaaaaaagggcgcATTTCCCCCAGGCTCAGAGGCAGCAGAGTAGCAGTGATTGACGTGTGACACCAAACGAGCTCCTTGCTGGACACTGTTTCTAAATCACTTTTTTATAATGTCAAACAGGGGAGAGACACTTCCAGCAACACGTTATCCTTGAGACGTTTTCTaatggtaaatatttttgttctctctACCTCCGCGAGGGGATCTAACCGCAGGGGTGCTCTCACCTCCAGCCCGTCACTCGGGGGGCTGAGCGGGCGGACTAACTGCATGCCTCGCTTCGCACGGCCTCCAGCCCCACTAAccatcccctgctgctgcttcccaacCCGGCCTCGGGCTGCAAACAGCCTCTGCTTttggggagagagagagcaaaaCCCCTTCCCTGGCTGCGCTTGCATGACGCGGGGCGCTCACCTTGCCCGGGCATGGGGTGCTGGTTTTCTTCCCGGCGATGTTTGTGGTGTTTGTCCCCAAACCAAGGCACCCGGTGAGAAGTGACCAGCGGTGTCCTTGGGGCTGTGTGAGGGGGGAGATGCTGTGCCCATCTCTGCAGCCGTAGCAAAAGTGGGAGCAGTTGCCACCCGTGCATTGGGGCAGTTAAAAAAGGCGTTTGCAGGAGCCGTGCTGCAAGCCTGGCGTGCCCGACACAGGGCAGGGCTCGCTCCCTCGGTGCTTTCTGCTGGGGAGCCCTCACCGTGCGCCCTCCCCGAGGCCACatcccctcctcttcccttccccgtGCCCCGGGGATGTTCCTTGCAGAGCTGGCtcagcagcaccctgcagtgACACCGCTCCCTCCGCGTGCGCAGGAGCCCCCACACCATCACCACAGGTCCCCAGGAGCCACCCCAGCTCCGGGTGACACCGCGCTGCTCCCCGGGCTCTCCCAAAGTTACCCCTTCCTGGAGCCCCCCCTGCTCACAGACCGATGCAGGCGCAggtggggacatttggggacctGGCGTGTCCCAGCGTGGCTGCTCGCCGTGCTGACAAATTGCTGGGAGGCTCTCTCACAGCGAGCTTTGCTCAGGCTTGTCACCGGGGCTGCTTCCCCGGGGGTTTCCTTGCAATCGCTGTGGCACCAGCGAGGTTTGAGCCCTGCCCCGAGGCCAGGGGACGCCTCTGCTCTGCCAGCCGGGACGTGGGGTGTGCTGAGGGCTCAGCACCTCGCCTGCAGCCCAGAGGCTTGATCGGGGACATGCTGGGAGCACAAAACCTCCCAATTTGGGATGTGCTGGGTGCACGCAGCCTCCCGGTGCGCTCAGGTGTGCAGCTCCCCGCTTTCTGCTTCGGggggctctgcagagccttccccaGGCATCTTCCCTTCGGGGGGGGAACCTTCATCTCGGGGCTGTCActgtgctgagcagagctgcttcTAATCACCCCGATCGCCCCACGGTTATCTCAGAAAGCTCTCGGGGCTGACGTTTCCCTGCGGGTGGTGGAGGCGAAGCCGGAGCGCGTGCGGGCAGGGAGGGTGCGCTTGGACCCGGTGTGGATTTGGGCAGTGCAGGGGCACGGTCGTGGCACAGCGAGGCTGGGATGGAGCGAGTGTgagtgtgtgagtgtgtgtgtgtgtgagtgtgtgggAGCGTTTGTGTGCGCACAAGCTGCTTTGTCTTCTCCCTCCCCGAGCGATGGGGGCCCTCGCCAAAGCCCTGTGTGGTTCGGTGACTCACGCTGCCTCGCGCCAGGCTCGCAGCAGCCCCCGGGCTGCCAGCACCACCAAACAATGCTCCTCTCCCAGGGCCGCCTCCCGAACAGCCCCGCAGCACCCGGCCCCAACCCTTTTCTGCCTCTCAGGTACCCCAGGAGCCCACGGTCTGCTcgcaaaagcttttttttgcaAGCCCTGGGATGCGCCCCCCCCTTTGCTGCGGTGTCCCAGATGGGGTTGCTCAGCCCCAATCTTGCACCGGCTGCATCCTGcacggggtgctggggagggctcACTGCAAAGCCCAGCCAAAAGTCCCAAAGGAGGTGAAAAGGGAGCCGTGCTCCTTGGTCACCCCAAAAGCAGTGTTTGCTCTGAGCACATCGTTGCATCTCTGCAGCGACCCTGCTAAACCAACCCTCCCGGGGCTCCCTGTGCATGATCCACTGGGACAAAGGCTGAGTTCAATTTTTAATTGAGCCCCCGTgaattttcccttcccctcgGCGTAACACCACCGGCCCCATCGTGGCCAGGCTGCGTGCGCCGGGAGGACCTGGCTGCGGGACCCGTATCTGCACAAATCCCTCCCTGGCCGTTTTGTAATCGCGCTGGCCATTCGTTTCGCGAGCTGctccctttgttctcttattaTGGGACATCATAAAAATAGCAGCGGCAAGACGAGCACAGAACGATCCCAGCCCCGTCGCCCTGCAGCGAGGGGCTGCGTGGCTCAGCCGTTCGTGCCCCACGCGGCTCTCGCAAGGAGCGGCAGGACCTGGGGTTTTGCTCTTTCCAAGGAATTTCTTCAAGGCATTTTCATGTCGGGTTCCTTGAAGCCCGAGCGCCTCATTTATCCGAGCGGCCAGCCCTCTGAAAGGAATACTTTATTACCCTTTGTGAACAACTTAATGCACTCCGAGCCATTGTTCTGGTGGTTAGGAGCAAAATTGAAGATTGATCTCACAGGGAAGCTGTCAAGCTGAAAATGCCTCATTTAAATTAGTGTCCCTTCTAGTTTTACCAGCAACAGCTGACTTTGATAATGCTGAAATaattagctattttttttctttttttttttttctaaaccggattttttttccactgatgcTGCCTGCGTGTGTGTGTGGGTTCTAATTTTACAAAACCTCGCCCGAATTAGCCCGCGATGTTGGACCGGGCAGCACGCACCCGGCTGGGCCGAGCCTGCCAGTGGGTGACActtggggacaggggacacgaACGTGGGATGTGCAAGTGTTGGGAGTGGATTTTGTGGGAATTGGAGCTCGGGGCGAGCCTTGGGGCTTTAGGGAGGGTGGGAGCAATGGCTGAGtgctctgggggtgctggggtgcaTCTGGTGTGGGACCGGGACCGTGCACGCCCTCTGAGTGTGTTTTGCACGCCTGAATTGTGACAGCCCTGGGTGTTTGGGGGTGAAAAGCTTGGAACTGTGCCTGGGCGTTTTGGGGGTGAACATCTTAGAAACCGTCCCTGGGTGTCCCCGTGAGCGGTGCTGGGTTCTCCAGCCACAACCTGCGGATCTGTCGCCTGCTTGCACCATGAGGGTTGCTTTGAGGCTCCCAAGGAgtccaaaagcatttttatttaaatttttcacGGTGTTTCTGGCCGAGCCTCCTGCTGGTCGGGCTTACACCACGCTGCCCCCTCACCAAgccccatccccagctcctgcctggtgGCAGAAAAGCCCCAAAACCTCACCCTGCTGGGGTGTAACTCGGAGAGGCAACTCCTCCACCTCGGGGCTGCCAATATTTGATCTCACCTGATCCTTTTCTTGGGGGACACAGGACCTTTTGCCAGCTGGGAGCTGAGCAAGGCAGGATTaatcctgcagagctgcttctccCTCTGCCTCCATGGAGCCGCTGTTCCCGTGCGCCCCGGCCGTGCCACCAGCCTCTGCCCGCTTCTAAAGTGCTGATtgctgggaggcaggagggttctgcaggggctgggacagACACCGAGAAATCAATCTGGGTGCttttccctgcctgcagcctgggATGAGCCAAGGATCTCGCAGCCAAAACCCAcggagagcagcagccaggagtTATAAGGGCACCGAGCGCTGCCGAGGTGGAAAATGCAGCGGGACTGCCGGCGTGCAGCCGAGCCCTGAGCTGAAATCGTGCCGTGCCTTAACCCCAAAGCACTCCCCTCGTGTGCTCAGGGGGGTTATTAACTGGGGGGCTCCTTGGCTGCGCTACGCCAAGAGCCCAGAGCTGATGTAGCCGAGCAGGGAGGGTCACAGCCTCTtccccgagcagcagcagcacgttTTGGGCAGCGTGAGCCTCACCCCCgggctttttttctctttctccctgcagAAACGTGCGCCGTGAACAACGGAGGCTGCGACAGCAAGTGTCACGACGCGGCCACGGGCGTGCactgcagctgccccatgggcTTCATGCTCCAGCCCGACAGGAAGACGTGCAAAGGTAGGGAGGTGCTCTGCCCCTGGCAGCCTTCACCTGTGTCCTTGGAGCCCTTCGAAAAGGCTCGGGTTTGGCTCAGCTCCACGTTCCCCACGGTGTTTGCTTGCGGCCAGGGGTGGAGAAGGGGGAACACCCCCGTGCGGGGCTCCTGGGGTGCAGTGGGCACCCACGGGTGCTCTGCTGGAGGGAGGATCCGAGGAGCTGAGGCCAGGTTTGCAAAGCTTTTTGGGTGTCTGCTGAGATGGGAAAATCCCAAATTGTGAtctctttgtcttttttaagACGCGTCAAAATGCACCAGTGCCCTGTCCTGCAAACCTGGCACCATGCACACAAGGGGAGCTGctctccctccccacagccTGGCCAGGGCTCGGGATCCCCAGGGGACAATCAGGGACCCAGCTCAGCCCCGTACCCCCCACCCCGTGTCTCCTGGGGCTCGCTGGggacccagcacagccctgaggccccctcctgccccagccacaCGGTGCTGGGAGCTCTCAGTCGAAGCCCCCAGCTGGCTGCCCTGACCCTGGGGGTAATTTAGGGACCGGCGGCCACAGGGGTTGATGCAGAGGGTGGGGAAATCCCGGTGATCGTGGCTGCAGGGTGATGGCACCCTCTTGTTTTTGCTCCTTCGGAGCTGGCAACGGGACCCTCCTTGCTAAAGGTGCTGCGGTTGACCCCAACCCCCCTGGGAAGGGTAATTTGGGTCAACTTAGAGGCAATTTAGAGGTGCGTGGGTCCCACTGCGGCTCTGTGGGGTGACTGCCGGGTCCCACGTGGGCGATGCTTTGGGGTGCTGCAAAACCCTTCACACTCCCAGGgacatccccgtccccatgcgTCGGCCAGGGGACAAGCCCCTCGCGTGCACCCGGGCCCAGGGGACGCGGTGACCCCGGGGCAGGACGGGGCAGTGCCTGCGTTTTGTCTCTCGGCAGCTCCAGGAACTTGACCCTGGTTGAAAGCAAAGCCCCGGCCCGCGGCGAGCTGTCTACCTGCTGACTGATTCCAGaagcccccccctgcccccttGTTATTTTTTCAGCGCCCGCTGCCCCTCCGATTCGGCAGTTTCCAGGAAAGCGCAATAACCTGGAGCCATATCCCCTGCGTCTGGGGGTTTTATTACAATTGCGAGCTGTTTTACAGCCGGTTCCCCCGCGATAATAAAGAGAAAACCTCGGCCCCAGAGAGGCAGAGCTGTCGCCCCAGCATTGGCAGCGGGGGGCCGGGGAGCCGGGGAGGACAGCCGCCTCTTCCTGCTCCCCTTCCATTTTACAGGGCATTTCCTAGCAGTAAATTTTGTGTttaggagggggaaaaaagaaaaaaaggggggaaaaaattacATCTCCCAGCCAGCCTCTTTCCAGGTTCCCAGGTCGTCGTTTTCAGCCTTGGcgatggcaagaaaaaaaatggcccAGCAAAGGGTGCCCAGCAAATCCCCCAGGTCTCCAGCCAAAACCTGCTgggggcagagcccaggggcaGAGCCGGAAGGTTTAGGGGGGACCAAACACCCCCGGGGGTGGCCACGGTCACCAGCCCGGGGTGCGAGGGGTgtccctgtcctgtcctgtccccaccAGACATCGACGAGTGCCGGCTCAACAACGGGGGCTGTGACCACATCTGCAGGAACACGGTGGGCAGCTTCGAGTGCAGCTGCAAGAAGGGCTACAAGCTGCTCATCAACGAGAGGAACTGCCAAGGTGAGGGCGCTGGGGACCTGGGGACCTCGCCTCTCCCTGCCCTTCGTCCCTGTCCCTCCCTCTGTGGTCCCGTCCCCAAGCAGGGGTCCTGCCCTGGGTGGGCACAGCTCAGCGCCCACCCTGCTCGGCTTCTTGCGAGCTTTGTGTTTTCTTGCGTGAGTTTTTTTCCTTGGGTCAGTGATGGGAAGAATCCCAGAGTCAtcagggctggaggagccccccaGGGTCACCTGCTCCAGCCACCCCCCACCACCACTGTCCCCACTgagccgtgtccccaagcaccagccCCAACCTCTcctggagcccccccagggacggggactcccccacctccctgggcaacccgtcccaacgccTGCCCGCTCtgtctgagcagaaatggctcctcattgcCCACctcaacctcccctggcacagctccaggcCGTTCCACAGGCTGAATCCTGCCTGCCCATCTGCTCCCCGCTTGGGGCCATGCTCTGGATGCAGAGCGAGGCTTTGGGTGCCTTTGCCAggctttcctccttccccatcactcagagggcaggagggagggatgTGTCTCCTGCTCGGCACAGCTTTCCCAccttcctctccccaccccGACATCCTGCAAAATCTCACCAAACCTTGCCACTGTGTGCCAGGGCGCAGCACCACTGGTTGCGGGGCCGTTTTGGGGGGGCACAgagctcccccccagccccgagccgAGGGCAGTGCTCGAACGCAGCTGCTGCAAGCCAAAAGCTCGGGCTCTGGCCCCAGCAGGGGGGCGCAGGGCTTGCCGACGCTCCAGGGCTGAGACCTCTTTCATCTCCGTCCAGGTGCCGCGCGCTCTTGCAAGTTTGACGTGAGCGCGGCAATTAACTTAATGAAGCCAATGAAACGAGGATCAAACCCGCCGGGCTGGGCTCACCCGCGCAGCCGGGGCCGCCCAGCCCTGGAGAGGTGCCCCGCGGGGGTGCAGAGACAGCTCTGGCACCGTCCCGGGGCAGGACGTGCCCGTGCAACAGCCCTGCCCGCCGGGCAGCACCCAAGGGCCCCCGCAGCCGTGCCCAGGGCATGGTTTGGCACGTTTTGGGTgcggaggggctgcaggagttTGGAGGGGGAAGGACATCGGTGTGGTGGGCTGCAGAtgctctggcagcagctggaCCATGCAGGGGGGGTGGGACACGAGGTCCCAGAGCATCCCagtgcatcccagagcatcccagtgcatcccagagcatcccagTGCAGCCTCCCCGTTTGCTGCAGCAGGTGGGGGAGGGCCGTGCCAGCCCTCAGCTCCCCACCttgcctttttcccccctccccagacaTCGACGAGTGCTCGTTCGACCGCACCTGCGACCACCTCTGCATCAACACCCCCGGGAGCTTCCAGTGCCTCTGCAACAAGGGCTACACGCTGTACGGCCTCACCCACTGCGGAGGTAGGGCCGGGCGGGTGCTGGGTCCCCACCTCCCCCATGGGTtcggggtcctgggggggagcACTCGGGACACCCAGAAACGGGGCAGCCCCACGGCACGGTCGCTGTGGACCCCTTGGGGCTGTCCCCAAGGGTTGGTTTGCAGGGTCCCAGGGGGGCTGCCCCGTGTCCTCGCCGTGCACCCGGTGCCGTGGCCGGGTGGGGAGGGCGCACGCAGCCAGGGGCTGGTGTCTGCGACTTCAAACGGGGCGACAGGAACAGCTTGCGACTTGTCTGCAGCGGCGGAGAGGGGAGAAATCCCCGGCGTTtttggcagggagctgggacGGGGTGGGAAGGGGAACATCAAAAGGGGCTGAGCTCGGTTTGAGCTCAGGCTGGCTCCCAAGGGCGGGGGCGTGCGGCGCCCCGGGACGCGGGGAGCAGATGGGGTGCGCGGGGGGTGCTGGAGAGGGGTCGTggcaggggtggggggtgaCCCTTCTGAGACCCCCGGTGGCATTCCCCAGTCTGGGCTGCTTGGGGTTGGAACCGAGCCTCATGGGGTCCGCAGCAGGGAGAGGTGACAGCCCAGGGGGCATGGGGGGGTTGCCCAGGTCTGTGCCCCGTTTTGGGCTGGGGTCGGGGGTCCCCCCATGGAGGGGCCGTGCTGGAGGGGAGCAGCGGGGAGAGGGGCCGGGCTGCCAAGCAGCTGCCTTTTGAATTGGGCTGCTAAATGCTTCCATGTCGGCTCTGTCTGCTGCCCCCCGCAGCTCCCCAGCCTGCCGTGGGGCCGGGCTCAGCCTGGGTGGGCTGcacccgccgccgcccggcccctgCCCTTGGGGGTGCCACCGGCTGGGGCTTCCCTCGAACCCCCCCAAATTGGggctgtggagctgggaggaggcagagctggaagcACCCTGCTGGGGCACAGGGTTTGTGCGCTTTGGCCATCCAAAATCCCGCTCTGGGGGCGATTCAGCATCACAGGGgtccccctctgcccccctgacatccccccccacctctccctgtgtcccccccagaTGTGGACGAATGCAGCATCAACCGCGGGGGCTGCAAATTCGGCTGCATCAACACGCCCGGCAGCTACCAGTGTACCTGTCCCGCCGGCTGCAAGCTGCACTGGAACAAAAAGGACTGCGTAGGTACGTGGgggcagagcctgctgctgccagggatgctccagcacagccttgggGGGGTGCCGAAACCCCACGGCCCCCATCGTGGCTGTCAGTGGGTGGCGTGCTGGGATTTGGGGCATCCCGCTGCAGGGATGCTCCAGAGCAGGATGATTTTGTCTGGGGTCCCTTGTCTGTATGGCACGGGTCTAGATGGGATGGGATGTGCTGTCCTGCTCCCTCTGTCCTGATTTATGGACTTTTTCCATTGATTTATGGACTGTGCTTGGGGCTGGCCGTGAGCTCGTGCCCCAGCAGGTGCCCCTAAATGAATGATTTTTGTGGCCCTGGCTGTGCTCTGACACCCGCCCACCCCCCTTCACTGGGGAAAGACGCAGCAAAGTGCAGCTCTGCCCCCAAAATCCTGAAAAATCCCAGCGGTGACAGCTCAAGGAGGAGCTGGGCTAGGGGTTGGGATGCTGCTCCTGGGGCCCCACGCCGCACCGTGCCGCCAGCTGAGGGGGGACGAGGGGGTCCCGCCGTGGCTCTGTGCCACCCACGGGCGTCCCCCGCTTGTCGTCACCAGCTGGTGCGTGTCCCTCAGAGCTGGTGAAATGCCTGTCAGGTTCCGTGCCGCCGCGGGCCACCCTCACCTGCAACAAGACGGGCAAGAAGGACAGCTGCGCCCTCACCTGCGCCTCCAAGGCTCGCTTCCAGCCAGGTACGGGGAGGGTTCGGGGGGGTCCCCATCTCCCTGCCTGGCCCAAACTGGGCGCAGAGGAGCAGCTGGCAGAGCACCCTGAGGTCCCGAGCCCTGGGATGAGGGAAAAGGagtgtttgtgggttttttttcctggctgagTTTGGCTCCTCAGGATGGGTTTGCGCAGCGCAGGAGCCGGGCGGTGGGgtgcggggtgctgggtgctgccccccaggGTCTCTGCACCCCCTTTTGGGCAACCACCGCTGACCCGTAGGGACCGTGTGGCTGCaccggggggggctcagcaccgaGGGGCACCCCCAATGCCTGCTCCTCCTTCCCACAGAGTCAGACAGCAGCTACACCGTGAGCTGCGGGACGCCCGTGCTGCGGCAGGGCAGCCAGCAGAGAGCGGCCaacagcagccagcagtgccTCGGTAAGGGGGCTCCGAGCAGCCACCCCCCTCCCCTAAAAAATCCCCCCCCGTGCTGCTCCCCCCTTGCCCCCCGGCTGGTTCAGCACCCGCCTTTTCTTTTAGAGGCTGTCGTTGCGCCAATCAAGCAGAAAGCTTCCTTCAAGATCAAGGACGCCAAGTGCCACCTGCACCCGCGGGCCAAGGGCAAGCAGGACGAGGCGGGGAAAACCGGGGCGCAAGGTGAGGGAGGGTCGGAGGGGGTGctcctgtgtcccccccccggcacgGACGGGGCCCTGACTTGTCCCCCCCCTCATGCAGGAGGTGCAGCGCCCTGCTCCGACTGCCAGGTTGCCTTCGTCAACCTCAAGTGCGACTCGTCCAAGAAGGGGAAGGGCCGGCGGGCGCGCAACTCCTCCGGCAAGGAGGTGACGCGCATCACGCTGGAGTTCGAGGCTGAGATCAAGCCGGAGGAGACCACAGGTGGGCACGGGGCGGGTGTTTGGGGGGCGGGAAGGAGAGCCCAAGTGGTCCTTGGTGTCCCGCTGGGGTGGGGTGTGGGGTCCCGCTGGGTTTCCCCCTTATCGCCGCCGTCCCTCTTTCTCCCCGCCGCGCACCCAGCCAGCTGCAACCTGCACTGCCTGCGGCAGAAAGTGGAGAAGAAGCTCAAGTCGGCCATCAAAGCCCTGAAGAAATCCATCAACCAGGAGCGGTTCCTGCTGCGCTTCGCCGGGATGGAGTACGAGGTGGCGAGGAAGCTGAGCGTGGCCCCCGAGCGGCAGGAGAGCTGCGGGCCGGGCCAGCAGCGCCTGGGCACCAAGTGTGGTAAGGGGGCACCGCGgggagccggggagggggctggcatgtgtgtgtccccccccccagggataTCCCCCTGCCGTGCCGCTCACCTCCACCCCTGGCTCTCAGTTAGCTGCTCGCAGGGAACCTATTACCACGGGCAGACGGAGCAGTGCGTCCCCTGCCCCTCGGGCACCTACCAGGAGAAGGAGGGGCAGCTCTCCTGCGACCTGTGTCCCCGCAGCGACGCCTTCGGCCCCGTGGGAGCCACCAACATCACCGGCTGCACGGGTAAGGGGGCACGGAGGGGGTTCAGGGGGGAGTGCCTGGGGACATCCCCACCGTGCGATCTCAGTGCCCCCGTCCAGAAGGTGGAAAAGCCCTGGGCACCCCGGAGACCCCCAGGAGTTCCCCGTTTTGGAGCAGGGGAGAAGCTTTTAGCGGGGCCCCACCACTCGGCTCCTATGTTCTCGGGGCTGCTGAGCCTGGCGGGGCGAGGAGCTGGGCACggggcacccctgggtgctgggtgccagcGATGCCTGTGCCCGCAGGTCAGTGCCCCCCCGGCCAGCACTCCGCCGACGGCTTCAAGCCCTGCCAGCCGTGCCCCCGCGGCTCCTACCAGCCCGAGGTGGGGCGGGCGCTCTGCTTCCCCTGCGGCGGGGGGCTGACCACCAAGCACGAGGGAGCCCTCTCCTTCCAGGACTGTGACACCAAAGGTAGGTCCGAgacagcccccggggggggtaACGGGGGGGGTCCCGTGGGGTTGTGCCCCCTTTTGAGCCCCCTTTGCTTTCCGCTTCCCCAGTCCAGTGCTCGCCCGGGCACTACTACAACACCAGCGTCCACCGCTGCATTCGCTGCGCCGTGGGCACCTACCAGCCTGATTTTCGGCAGAATTACTGCATCGCCTGCCCCGGCAACACCACCACCGACTTCGACGGCTCCACCTCCGTGTCCCAGTGCAAAAGTAAGCAGGGCATGGTGCTCCGGGGGTGTGGGCGTGCTGCGAGCTGGGGTCCTTTAACAAAGCAGCTGATAATTCCTTCAAATAGCATTTTGGGGTTATTTTATTTGGGTATGCAATGAGCAGTGCCACCGAACGCTCTCCCCCCTGCTGCCCAGTAAACCCTCGCTGTCCCAGTCCCCGTGCCACTGGTTCCCAGTGGGACTGGCTCTCCATGCCCTCTCCCACCTTGCTTGCAGACCGGCAGTGCGGGGGCGAGCTGGGCGAGTACACGGGCTACATCGAGTCCCCAAATTACCCGGGGAATTACCCCGCCAACGTGGAGTGCACCTGGAACATCAACCCGCCCCCCAAGCGCAAGATCCTCATCGTGGTGCCGGAGATCTTCCTGCCCTCCGAGGACGAGTGCGGGGACGTCCTGGTCATGCGGAAAAACTGTAGGTAACCGAGCGCGCCGCGGGGGGAGCGCAGAGCCGTGGtttggcagagctgagctgattTATGCCGAGGGGAAAAGCCCCGTCCCGGGATGGAGGTGGTGGGGTGCTTCTAGGAAATGGGTGGGCGGGAGGGGGTCGGTGTCACCCGCCTGCTCGGTGCCTTGTTGGTTTGTAGGGCTGCGCACGGTGAGCTGGGCTGAGCGCCCTTCGGCACACTTTCTCCAGGGTTAAAACCtctggaagggaaaaaggaaccCCATCCATTCCAGGGAAGGGATATGGGCACCCCTGCCATTTAacaggaggggctgggagggggctcAGCCTCGCTGCACGTTGCCAATCCCACCCTGGtgccccctgctctgcccctcgGCCCCCCTTTTGAGGGTTTGGCGCGGTGGGGCCGGGGTCGTCACGCAGCCCCCGGCCGTTCCCCTCGCAGCCTCGCCGTCCTCCATCACCACCTACGAGACGTGCCAGACGTACGAGAGGCCCATCGCCTTCACGGCCCGCTCTCGCAAGCTGTGGATCAACTTCAAAACCAGCGAGGCCAACAGCGCCCGGGGCTTCCAGATCCCCTACGTCACCTACGACGGTGAGCACGGGGAGAGCAGCTCGACCCGGCATCCCTTCCCTGCTACCCGGGGACCCCAAATCTGCACGCCTTGGGagtgcctggggaggggggtgaAGGTTTGGGGATGCATCCCCTGAGCTGGTTTCTCGCTCGGGTGTTGCAGAGGACTACGAGCAGCTGGTGGAGGACATCGTGCGGGACGGCAGGCTGTACGCCTCCGAGAACCACCAGGAGATCCTCAAGGTGAGCGCGTCCCCGTGTGGGCCTTGTCACCGGGGGCTTAGCGGGATGCTTGGAGGGGTTTGGGATTCCCTGGCAGCCCTGGTGTGAGCGCAACTCAACTCCCTGCTTCGGTTCAGGGTCGtgctggggttttggggagctgCCCCAGCGGGATCAGGAGGGGAGGGTGACCCCGGCTCTGCTTCCCCGCAGGACAAGAAGCTGATCAAGGCGTTTTTCGACGTGCTGGCGCACCCCCAGAACTACTTCAAGTACACAGAGAAGCACAAGGAGATGCTGCCCCGCTCCTTCATCAAGCTGCTGCGCTCCAAAGTCTCCAGCTTCCTCCGGCCTTACAAATAGCGCCCTGCCGCCCCGCGCCATGCGGCTGCCGAGGAaaccctcctctccctcccttcttacttcacttctcctcctcctcccttctcgGCTCCGGCaggaccaccaccacctcccgcTCCGCAGATGTCTCGGCACGCTCTGTCTCAGCCGCCGGCGATGCTGCTCCTCTCTTCCGAAGCagcttcccccccaaaaaaaccccttTTGAATTCCCTTTTCGCCTCCGCGCCGGCTCCGTCCCGCTCCTCGATGCCACCGGCACCCCGGGGCTCAGCCGGGAGGTGACGCAGCTCCTGGGTCC from the Anas platyrhynchos isolate ZD024472 breed Pekin duck chromosome 27, IASCAAS_PekinDuck_T2T, whole genome shotgun sequence genome contains:
- the SCUBE3 gene encoding signal peptide, CUB and EGF-like domain-containing protein 3 isoform X1, producing MGALQLAGFCTLFFLLHSGKTLANKAGQDVDECVEGTDSCHIDAICQNTPKSYKCICKSGYTGDGKHCKDVDECEREDNAGCVHECVNIPGNYRCTCYDGFRLAHDGHNCLDLDECSEGNGGCQQTCVNMMGSYECFCREGFFLSDNQHTCIQRPEEGMNCMNKNHGCAHICRETPKGGIACECRPGFELTKNQRDCKLTCNYGNGGCQHTCDDTDQGPKCGCHVKFLLHSDGVTCIGERHFQQHVILETFSNETCAVNNGGCDSKCHDAATGVHCSCPMGFMLQPDRKTCKDIDECRLNNGGCDHICRNTVGSFECSCKKGYKLLINERNCQDIDECSFDRTCDHLCINTPGSFQCLCNKGYTLYGLTHCGDVDECSINRGGCKFGCINTPGSYQCTCPAGCKLHWNKKDCVAGACPSELVKCLSGSVPPRATLTCNKTGKKDSCALTCASKARFQPESDSSYTVSCGTPVLRQGSQQRAANSSQQCLEAVVAPIKQKASFKIKDAKCHLHPRAKGKQDEAGKTGAQGGAAPCSDCQVAFVNLKCDSSKKGKGRRARNSSGKEVTRITLEFEAEIKPEETTASCNLHCLRQKVEKKLKSAIKALKKSINQERFLLRFAGMEYEVARKLSVAPERQESCGPGQQRLGTKCVSCSQGTYYHGQTEQCVPCPSGTYQEKEGQLSCDLCPRSDAFGPVGATNITGCTGQCPPGQHSADGFKPCQPCPRGSYQPEVGRALCFPCGGGLTTKHEGALSFQDCDTKVQCSPGHYYNTSVHRCIRCAVGTYQPDFRQNYCIACPGNTTTDFDGSTSVSQCKNRQCGGELGEYTGYIESPNYPGNYPANVECTWNINPPPKRKILIVVPEIFLPSEDECGDVLVMRKNCSLAVLHHHLRDVPDVREAHRLHGPLSQAVDQLQNQRGQQRPGLPDPLRHLRRGLRAAGGGHRAGRQAVRLREPPGDPQGQEADQGVFRRAGAPPELLQVHREAQGDAAPLLHQAAALQSLQLPPALQIAPCRPAPCGCRGNPPLPPFLLHFSSSSLLGSGRTTTTSRSADVSARSVSAAGDAAPLFRSSFPPKKTPFEFPFRLRAGSVPLLDATGTPGLSREVTQLLGPGHQHSLAEEMGAKKNNKSHDVMPA
- the SCUBE3 gene encoding signal peptide, CUB and EGF-like domain-containing protein 3 isoform X6 — encoded protein: MGALQLAGFCTLFFLLHSGKTLANKAGQDVDECVEGTDSCHIDAICQNTPKSYKCICKSGYTGDGKHCKDVDECEREDNAGCVHECVNIPGNYRCTCYDGFRLAHDGHNCLDLDECSEGNGGCQQTCVNMMGSYECFCREGFFLSDNQHTCIQRPEEGMNCMNKNHGCAHICRETPKGGIACECRPGFELTKNQRDCKLTCNYGNGGCQHTCDDTDQGPKCGCHVKFLLHSDGVTCIGERHFQQHVILETFSNETCAVNNGGCDSKCHDAATGVHCSCPMGFMLQPDRKTCKDIDECRLNNGGCDHICRNTVGSFECSCKKGYKLLINERNCQDIDECSFDRTCDHLCINTPGSFQCLCNKGYTLYGLTHCGDVDECSINRGGCKFGCINTPGSYQCTCPAGCKLHWNKKDCVAGACPSELVKCLSGSVPPRATLTCNKTGKKDSCALTCASKARFQPESDSSYTVSCGTPVLRQGSQQRAANSSQQCLEAVVAPIKQKASFKIKDAKCHLHPRAKGKQDEAGKTGAQGGAAPCSDCQVAFVNLKCDSSKKGKGRRARNSSGKEVTRITLEFEAEIKPEETTASCNLHCLRQKVEKKLKSAIKALKKSINQERFLLRFAGMEYEVARKLSVAPERQESCGPGQQRLGTKCVSCSQGTYYHGQTEQCVPCPSGTYQEKEGQLSCDLCPRSDAFGPVGATNITGCTGQCPPGQHSADGFKPCQPCPRGSYQPEVGRALCFPCGGGLTTKHEGALSFQDCDTKVQCSPGHYYNTSVHRCIRCAVGTYQPDFRQNYCIACPGNTTTDFDGSTSVSQCKNRQCGGELGEYTGYIESPNYPGNYPANVECTWNINPPPKRKILIVVPEIFLPSEDECGDVLVMRKNSSPSSITTYETCQTYERPIAFTARSRKLWINFKTSEANSARGFQIPYVTYDEDYEQLVEDIVRDGRLYASENHQEILKDKKLIKAFFDVLAHPQNYFKYTEKHKEMLPRSFIKLLRSKVSSFLRPYK